The Pontibacter pudoricolor genome contains a region encoding:
- a CDS encoding MFS transporter — protein MRIEAAETPGKLGGMFRALRYRNYRLFFIGQGISLIGTWMQQIALSWLVYRLTDSVFLLGAVTFSSQIPSFLLGPFAGVMADKFERRKVLVVTQVLSMVQASTLAALVLTQTIEIWHILTLSAVLGIINAFDISTRQAFVVQMVEKREDLSNGIALNSSLFNMARLIGPSIAGLLIAAVGEGMCILINAVSYIAVISSLLLMRLKPFVPVEKKEKVWQSLKDGFGYAYNFPPIRALILIVGLLSLFGMPFSVLLPVFARDILHGGANTLGFLMGASGVGALTGALFLAQRKSVVGLGKVIIFTMLLFGSALIAFSFSETLVISLLLMLFTGFGMIVSMASCNTLLQTIVEEEKRGRVMSLYATAFMGMAPIGSMLASSVAEMVGVNYTLAACGLLCALSVIPFAMNLSKLRQMVWPIYQRLGIVPEIATGLQTASTLTAPPEER, from the coding sequence ATGAGAATAGAAGCAGCCGAAACGCCGGGGAAATTAGGAGGAATGTTCAGGGCTTTGCGTTACCGCAACTACAGGCTTTTTTTTATAGGGCAGGGCATTTCACTTATCGGTACCTGGATGCAGCAGATTGCGCTTAGCTGGCTGGTGTACCGCCTCACCGATTCTGTTTTTTTGCTGGGTGCCGTTACTTTTTCCAGCCAGATCCCATCCTTTTTGCTTGGCCCGTTTGCCGGTGTCATGGCCGATAAGTTTGAGCGCAGGAAAGTGTTGGTAGTAACGCAGGTGCTCTCTATGGTGCAGGCCTCTACGCTGGCGGCGCTGGTACTTACCCAAACTATAGAAATCTGGCATATCCTTACACTTAGTGCTGTTCTGGGAATAATTAATGCGTTTGATATTTCCACAAGGCAGGCTTTTGTGGTGCAGATGGTTGAGAAACGGGAAGACCTGAGTAACGGTATTGCGCTAAACTCTTCGTTGTTCAACATGGCCCGCCTGATAGGGCCGTCTATTGCGGGTTTGCTGATTGCGGCAGTAGGCGAGGGGATGTGTATCCTGATAAATGCGGTCAGTTACATTGCCGTGATCTCGTCGTTGCTGCTTATGCGCCTGAAGCCTTTTGTGCCCGTGGAGAAGAAAGAAAAAGTATGGCAGTCGTTGAAGGACGGGTTTGGCTATGCCTACAATTTTCCGCCTATCAGGGCGCTTATCCTTATAGTTGGTTTGCTTAGTTTGTTCGGGATGCCGTTTAGTGTGCTGCTGCCTGTTTTCGCCCGCGATATTTTACATGGCGGCGCAAATACGCTTGGTTTTTTAATGGGTGCTTCGGGCGTAGGGGCGCTTACAGGAGCCTTGTTCCTGGCGCAACGGAAGTCGGTTGTAGGGTTGGGTAAGGTCATTATCTTCACGATGCTGCTGTTTGGTTCGGCACTTATTGCCTTTTCTTTTTCCGAAACGTTGGTTATCTCGCTGCTGCTTATGCTCTTCACAGGTTTTGGTATGATCGTATCAATGGCCTCGTGTAATACCTTGCTGCAAACTATAGTTGAGGAAGAAAAACGTGGCCGGGTAATGAGCCTGTACGCTACCGCTTTTATGGGGATGGCACCTATCGGGAGTATGCTGGCCAGTTCTGTAGCCGAAATGGTTGGGGTAAACTATACGCTGGCTGCCTGCGGACTTTTGTGTGCGCTGAGTGTTATTCCGTTTGCCATGAATTTAAGCAAACTGCGCCAGATGGTGTGGCCGATTTACCAGCGCCTCGGCATCGTTCCGGAAATTGCGACTGGTCTGCAAACCGCCTCAACCCTGACTGCTCCACCAGAGGAAAGGTGA